The following are from one region of the Polyangiaceae bacterium genome:
- a CDS encoding universal stress protein — protein sequence MHQLRKILVPIDFSTCSRVALDRAAELAKSFGASVDLLHVWEAPAFVAPEAMVGVAGSSQTLSQLAREHAENAMRDFVSAAKEEGVNIGTSFVEQGDAAKTIVELADREGYDLIALGTHGRTGLAHLLLGSVAEKVVRRSSRPVLTVRERAESS from the coding sequence ATGCATCAGCTGCGAAAGATCCTCGTCCCCATCGACTTCTCGACGTGCTCTCGCGTGGCGCTCGATCGTGCGGCGGAGCTCGCCAAGAGCTTCGGGGCGTCCGTCGATCTATTGCACGTGTGGGAAGCGCCCGCGTTCGTCGCCCCGGAGGCAATGGTGGGCGTGGCAGGGAGCAGCCAGACCCTGTCTCAGCTGGCCAGAGAGCACGCGGAAAATGCCATGCGTGATTTCGTCAGCGCCGCCAAGGAAGAGGGCGTGAACATCGGGACCTCCTTCGTGGAGCAAGGGGACGCCGCCAAGACCATCGTGGAGCTGGCGGACCGAGAAGGCTACGACTTGATCGCGCTGGGCACCCACGGCCGCACCGGACTGGCTCACCTGCTCCTGGGGAGCGTCGCGGAAAAGGTCGTGCGCCGTTCCAGTCGTCCGGTGCTCACCGTTCGGGAACGCGCCGAATCCAGCTGA
- a CDS encoding histidine kinase, which translates to MEIGASKLASLQQYVAFDEETANLIRAFQPVAKPHFTAIIDDFYATIEAHPEARQVITGGRPQIERLKGTLVGWLESVLSGNYDADYLARHARIGRVHVRIGLPQEFMFTAMNRIRSRLIEVVHEQLAEPNARVRTAQAVNRILDLELVIMLDTYREDLTEKARAAERLATIGQLAASIGHELRNPLGIIESSLFLMRQRMKRAEISDEHLDKHLGKIDVQVKNCTRTISNLLDLARNKPPTLEHLRLRPFLEKLSEEAEASNKLEVEIDVPDALEAHVDPFDLVHVVTNLLSNAVQAQPGGARVWISARADRGGTELRVRDDGPGIPSDIRRRIFDALFTTKARGTGLGLALCRRIVDAHGGEMDLEDTPRGASFRLWFPERNDPAADA; encoded by the coding sequence ATGGAGATTGGGGCGTCCAAGCTCGCCAGCTTGCAGCAGTACGTTGCCTTCGACGAAGAAACGGCCAATCTGATCCGGGCATTTCAGCCCGTGGCGAAGCCGCACTTCACCGCCATCATCGACGACTTCTACGCCACCATCGAGGCCCACCCCGAGGCGCGTCAGGTCATCACCGGCGGTAGGCCGCAGATAGAGCGCCTGAAGGGGACCCTCGTCGGCTGGCTCGAGTCCGTGCTGTCCGGCAACTACGACGCGGACTACCTGGCGCGCCACGCGCGGATCGGCCGGGTCCACGTCCGGATCGGACTACCTCAAGAGTTCATGTTCACCGCAATGAACCGCATTCGGTCGCGGCTCATCGAAGTGGTGCACGAGCAGCTCGCGGAGCCGAACGCGAGGGTGCGCACCGCGCAGGCCGTCAACCGCATCCTCGATCTGGAGTTGGTGATCATGCTCGACACCTATCGAGAGGATCTGACAGAGAAGGCTCGAGCGGCAGAGCGGTTGGCCACCATTGGCCAGTTGGCGGCAAGCATAGGTCACGAGCTGCGGAACCCGTTGGGCATCATCGAGTCTTCGCTGTTCTTGATGCGGCAACGCATGAAGCGTGCGGAAATCAGCGACGAACACCTCGACAAGCACTTGGGCAAGATCGACGTGCAGGTGAAGAACTGCACCCGTACGATCTCGAACCTATTGGATCTCGCACGCAACAAGCCACCCACGCTGGAACACCTGCGCCTCCGACCTTTCCTCGAGAAGCTGTCGGAGGAGGCAGAGGCGTCCAACAAGCTCGAGGTGGAGATCGACGTCCCTGACGCTCTCGAGGCCCACGTGGACCCGTTCGATCTCGTGCACGTGGTGACCAACCTGCTCTCGAACGCGGTGCAGGCCCAACCCGGCGGCGCTCGCGTGTGGATCAGCGCCCGTGCAGATCGCGGTGGAACGGAGCTCCGCGTCAGGGATGACGGGCCTGGCATTCCTTCGGACATCCGCCGCCGGATCTTCGACGCGCTGTTCACCACCAAGGCTCGGGGCACCGGTCTGGGTCTGGCGTTGTGCCGGCGCATCGTGGACGCCCACGGGGGAGAGATGGATCTCGAAGACACACCCCGGGGCGCCAGCTTTCGGCTCTGGTTTCCCGAGCGGAACGACCCTGCCGCTGACGCCTGA
- a CDS encoding response regulator — MDEPLRVLLVEDDEDLAENLAEILDGLGYAPSIATSAEDALKLVAAERVDGIITDYRLPGRGGVELLNELRATGFAGPVVMMSGYMDHATVNQALKDGALDVLPKPVDLERLSRLVAEFSRAGARILIVDDNRELAENIAEVLAAHGFEAIVAGSEREALDQRSLTQLALVDLRLPDASGVDVAERLAARDPRIKILFMTAFDEEARRAETGGRLPCIEKPFDVQQLVEQIRQAATSG, encoded by the coding sequence GTGGATGAGCCGCTCCGAGTCTTGCTCGTGGAGGATGACGAAGATCTGGCCGAGAACCTGGCAGAGATCTTGGACGGGCTCGGCTACGCGCCGTCCATCGCCACTTCGGCCGAAGACGCGTTGAAGCTCGTCGCGGCCGAGCGCGTCGACGGCATCATCACGGACTACCGCCTGCCAGGGCGTGGCGGGGTGGAGCTTCTGAACGAGCTCCGCGCCACAGGTTTCGCGGGGCCGGTCGTGATGATGAGCGGCTACATGGACCACGCCACGGTGAACCAGGCCCTCAAAGATGGCGCGTTGGACGTGCTGCCGAAGCCCGTGGATCTAGAACGGCTCTCTCGACTGGTGGCAGAGTTCAGCCGCGCCGGCGCACGTATCTTGATTGTCGACGACAACCGTGAGCTGGCGGAGAACATCGCCGAGGTCCTCGCTGCGCACGGCTTCGAAGCGATCGTCGCGGGCTCCGAGAGAGAAGCACTGGATCAGCGCTCCTTGACCCAGCTGGCGCTGGTGGATCTTCGCCTTCCGGACGCCTCCGGCGTGGACGTGGCGGAGCGGCTCGCTGCGCGGGATCCCAGGATCAAGATCCTGTTCATGACGGCATTCGACGAAGAGGCGCGAAGGGCGGAGACCGGCGGCCGGTTGCCGTGCATCGAGAAGCCCTTCGACGTTCAGCAGCTGGTCGAACAGATCCGACAGGCGGCAACCAGCGGATGA